A genomic segment from Clostridium pasteurianum BC1 encodes:
- the pflB gene encoding formate C-acetyltransferase: MIKQWEGFKEGNWTNNIDVRDFIQKNYKEYTGDKSFLKGSTEKTKKVWDKAVTLILEELKKGILDVDTETISGINTFKPGYLDKDNEVIVGFQTDAPLKRITNPFGGIRMAEQSLKEYGFKISDEMHNVFTNYRKTHNQGVFDAYPEETKIARSAGVLTGLPDAYGRGRIIGDYRRIALYGIDFLIEEKKKDLSTLKGDMLDELIRLREEVSEQIRALGEIKNMALSYGIDISKPAVNAREAVQFLYFGYLAGVKENNGAAMSLGRTSTFLDIYIERDLENGLISEDEAQEIIDQFIIKLRMVRHLRTPEYNELFAGDPTWVTESIAGVGVDGRTLVTKNSFRYLHTLINLGSAPEPNMTVLWSENLPESFKKFCAEMSILTDSIQYENDDIMRPIYGDDYAIACCVSAMQVGKQMQFFGARCNVAKCLLLAINGGIDEKKGIKIVPDIEPITDGILDYEKVKANYFKVLEYMAGLYVNTMNIIHFMHDKYAYEGSQMALHDTKVGRLMAFGIAGFSVAADSLSAIRYAKVKPIRENGIAVDFVKEGDFPKYGNDDDRVDSIAGEIVEKFSAELKKHPTYRNAKHTLSVLTITSNVMYGKKTGTTPDGRKLGEPLAPGANPMHGRDMEGALASLNSVAKVPYACCEDGVSNTFSIVPNALGNDHDARINNLVGVMGGYFSQGAHHLNVNVLNRETLIDAMDHPDKYPTLTIRVSGYAVNFNRLSKAHQKEVISRTFHEKL, encoded by the coding sequence TTGATTAAACAATGGGAAGGCTTTAAAGAAGGAAACTGGACCAATAATATTGACGTAAGAGATTTTATTCAAAAAAATTATAAAGAGTATACTGGCGATAAAAGCTTTTTAAAAGGATCTACAGAAAAAACTAAAAAGGTTTGGGATAAAGCAGTTACTCTTATTTTAGAAGAATTAAAAAAAGGAATACTTGATGTAGATACGGAAACAATTTCTGGAATAAACACTTTTAAACCAGGATACTTAGATAAAGACAATGAAGTTATAGTTGGTTTTCAGACAGATGCACCCCTTAAAAGAATTACTAATCCTTTTGGTGGAATAAGGATGGCAGAGCAATCTCTTAAAGAATATGGTTTTAAAATTAGTGATGAAATGCACAATGTTTTTACAAACTATAGAAAAACACATAATCAAGGAGTGTTTGATGCCTATCCAGAAGAAACAAAAATAGCTAGATCAGCAGGGGTTTTAACTGGGCTTCCAGATGCCTATGGTAGAGGAAGAATAATAGGTGATTATAGAAGAATAGCTCTTTATGGAATAGATTTTCTAATAGAAGAAAAGAAAAAAGATCTAAGTACCCTAAAAGGAGATATGCTCGACGAATTAATAAGGCTTAGAGAGGAAGTATCAGAACAAATAAGAGCTCTTGGAGAAATTAAGAATATGGCTCTTTCCTACGGAATAGATATATCAAAACCTGCGGTAAATGCAAGGGAAGCAGTTCAATTTTTATATTTTGGATATTTAGCTGGTGTAAAAGAAAATAATGGAGCGGCAATGTCACTTGGAAGGACAAGTACTTTTTTAGATATTTATATTGAAAGGGATTTGGAAAATGGATTAATTAGTGAAGATGAAGCACAGGAGATAATAGATCAATTTATTATAAAATTGAGAATGGTAAGACATTTAAGAACTCCAGAATATAATGAGTTATTTGCAGGAGATCCAACCTGGGTTACTGAATCCATAGCTGGTGTTGGAGTAGATGGAAGAACTCTTGTTACAAAGAATTCCTTTAGATATTTGCATACACTTATAAATCTTGGATCTGCACCAGAGCCTAATATGACAGTACTTTGGTCAGAAAATTTACCAGAAAGTTTTAAAAAATTCTGTGCAGAAATGTCTATTTTAACTGACTCAATTCAGTATGAAAATGATGATATAATGAGACCTATTTATGGAGATGATTATGCAATTGCTTGCTGTGTATCTGCAATGCAGGTTGGAAAACAGATGCAATTTTTCGGAGCAAGATGTAATGTAGCTAAATGTCTTCTCCTGGCAATAAATGGTGGTATAGATGAAAAGAAAGGCATAAAAATTGTTCCGGACATTGAACCTATTACAGATGGCATATTAGATTATGAAAAGGTAAAAGCTAATTATTTTAAGGTTCTTGAATATATGGCAGGTCTCTATGTGAATACTATGAATATAATACATTTTATGCACGATAAATATGCCTATGAAGGTAGTCAAATGGCATTACATGATACGAAGGTTGGAAGACTTATGGCCTTTGGTATTGCGGGATTTTCTGTAGCTGCTGATTCCCTAAGTGCAATAAGATATGCTAAAGTAAAGCCTATAAGAGAAAATGGAATTGCCGTAGATTTTGTTAAAGAGGGGGATTTCCCTAAATATGGTAATGATGATGATAGAGTAGATAGCATTGCTGGAGAAATTGTTGAAAAATTCTCTGCCGAATTAAAGAAGCACCCAACTTATAGAAATGCCAAGCACACACTTTCAGTACTTACTATTACATCAAATGTAATGTATGGTAAGAAGACAGGTACAACTCCTGATGGAAGAAAGCTTGGAGAACCATTAGCACCAGGAGCTAACCCAATGCACGGAAGAGATATGGAAGGTGCATTAGCATCTTTGAATTCTGTGGCCAAAGTTCCTTATGCTTGCTGTGAAGATGGTGTTTCAAATACTTTCTCTATAGTACCAAATGCGTTGGGAAATGATCATGATGCAAGAATAAACAACTTAGTTGGTGTTATGGGAGGATATTTTAGTCAGGGTGCCCACCATTTAAATGTTAATGTGCTCAATAGAGAAACATTAATAGATGCTATGGATCATCCAGATAAATATCCAACACTTACTATAAGAGTGTCAGGATATGCTGTTAATTTTAATAGGCTTTCAAAGGCGCATCAGAAAGAAGTTATAAGCAGAACTTTCCACGAAAAATTGTAA